One window of the Nicotiana tabacum cultivar K326 chromosome 4, ASM71507v2, whole genome shotgun sequence genome contains the following:
- the LOC107792581 gene encoding uncharacterized protein LOC107792581 — MGYSTPIMTHPFQQMAEFFRHLAGTMSEPSEINFEKMRKMGGVEFEGTTDPTVAEQWIERMQRVFEQLECTNAAKFKYAISLLQKYAYDWWVSVPNEKEKPPVLTWDDFGKAFRAKYVPHVYCDAKKKEFLNLRQGSMSIAEYQQKFLRLSRYAGVALTWERIDKEEGTRRENRFRKGNSDYGGPSKKGKFDYSKTESAQKSSYHKQNKPNFSTASTLSYGQGKTYTPTCAQHSVERITMVPAKELLDCPNPNPLSYTHTEGSVQKPITTHSQANSGARPRNMQAAGSGRANQASGSRSTARVYAMRQKNYQDGLDVVVVTSPLGHQVVVNRIYRDCPFMIQNLVFPADLLEMPFQDYDFIVGMDCLHRHHALVDCRLKQVTFRTPAYSHIIVQGERSLTASIIYAVLSRKMICQGCDTYLAHIVDTQLGSPSVKDIPTVCYFPSVFPDDLPGFPPEREIEFPIELVPGTTHISIAPYRMAPAELKELKAQLQEFLEKGFICPSISPWGAPVLFVKMKDGTFRL, encoded by the exons ATGGGTTATAGTACTCCTATTATGACTCATCCATTTCAGCAGATGGCTGAGTTCTTTCGTCACTTGGCTGGGACAATGTCAGAACCTAGTGAAATAAATTTTGAGAAGATGAGGAAAATGGGTGGAGTTGAATTTGAAGGCACTACTGATCCCACGGTAGCTGAACAATGGATCGAGCGCATGCAGAGGGTTTTTGAACAACTTGAGTGTACTAATGCTGCCAAATTTAAGTATGCTATCTCTCTTTTACAAAAATATGCCTATGATTGGTGGGTAAGTGTgccaaatgaaaaagaaaaacctCCGGTGCTGACTTGGGATGACTTTGGGAAAGCATTTCGTGCGAAATATGTCCCCCATGTCTACTGTGATGCAAAGAAAAAAGAGTTTCTGAATTTAAGACAAGGGAGTATGTCTATTGCAGAGTATCAACAAAAATTTCTCAGGCTTTCTCGCTATGCTGGAG TTGCTCTTACTTGGGAAAGAATTGACAAGGAAGAAGGTACTAGGAGAGAAAATAGGTTTAGGAAGGGTAATTCAGATTATGGCGGTCCATCCAAGAAGGGAAAGTTTGACTATTCCAAGACTGAAAGTGCACAGAAGTCATCATATCATAAGCAGAATAAGCCAAATTTCTCTACTGCTAGTACTCTGAGTTATGGCCAAGGCAAAACTTATACACCTACTTGTGCACAGCACAGTGTGGAAAGAATCACTATGGTGCCTGCAAAAGAGCTTCTG GATTGTCCTAATCCTAATCCTCTTTCTTATACACATACAGAGGGCTCAGTTCAAAAGCCTATCACTACTCATTCTCAAGCTAATAGCGGTGCAAGACCTAGAAATATGCAAGCGGCGGGTTCGGGTAGAGCTAATCAGGCTAGCGGGTCGAGATCTACTGCACGAGTATATGCTATGAGACAGAAGAATTACCAAGATGGCCTAGACGTGGTTGTTG TCACGAGTCCATTAGGTCACCAGGTTGTTGTTAACAGGATTTACCGAGATTGTCCATTCATGATTCAAAATCTGGTCTTCCCTGCAGACTTGCTTGAAATGCCCTTCCAAGACTATGATTTTATTGTTGGTATGGATTGTCTCCATAGGCACCATGCATTGGTTGATTGTAGGTTGAAGCAAGTGACTTTTAGAACTCCTGCATACTCACACATAATAGTTCAAGGAGAAAGATCATTGACGGCTAGTATTATTTATGCGGTCTTGTCAAGGAAGATGATTTGTCAAGGTTGTGATACCTATCTTGCTCATATAGTCGATACACAATTGGGGAGTCCAAGTGTTAAGGACATACCAACCGTGTGCTACTTTCCTTCTGTATTTCCTGATGATCTTCCTGGGTTTCCTCCAGAAAGGGAGATTGAATTTCCTATAGAGCTTGTCCCTGGAACTACTCATATTTCTATCGctccttatagaatggctccagctgaattaaaagagttgaaggctcAATTGCAAGAAtttcttgagaaaggttttatATGTCCCAGTATTTCGCCTTGGGGAGCtcctgttttatttgtgaaaatgAAAGATGGCACTTTTAGGCTTTGA
- the LOC107792583 gene encoding alpha-dioxygenase 2-like isoform X1, translating into MAFSFSLAAFIHPQLRHVVAKMSLFDTILFYVVHLLDKFDLWHRLPVLLGLAYLGLRRHLHQRYNLLRVGEVNGKKYDTEEFSYRTADGTCNHPADHLVGSHGTFFGRNMPPSTSSYGILEPHPVTVATKLLERRKCTDCGSQFNMIACAWVQFMIHDWNDHMEDTEQVELRAPEDVAAGCPLKSFKFFKTRKLPTGSPDLKFGHLNSRTPWWDGSVIYGNNKEGMIRVRTFKGGKLRVSGDGLLEHDDNGIPISGDVRNDWAGFSLLQALFMKEHNAICDMLKEHYPEFDDEKLYRHARLITSAVIAKIHTLDLTIELAKTDTVVAGTRINWYGLLGKKIKDLLGPKFGPILSGLVGLKRPRDHGTPYSLTEEFVSVYRMHSLLPDKIVLRDLKSTTSEDKSLPIQEEIPMTEMIGKEGEKSLSKIGIEQMLVSMGHQSSGASTLWNYPTWMRNLVPHDIDGEERPDLVDMAALEIYRDRERGIPRYNEFRRNLLMIPISKWEDLTDDEEVIEALREVYGDDVEKLDLQVGLHAEKKIKGFAISETAFNIFLLIASRRLEADRFFTTNFNARTYTEKGFEWVNKTETLKDVIDRHFPEMTEKYMRCTSAFSVWNSDPDPRRYLPLYLRPAT; encoded by the exons ATGGCATTCTCATTTTCTCTTGCAGCCTTTATTCACCCTCAACTCCGGCATGTTGTAGCGAAGATGTCTCTCTTTGACACAATCTTGTTCTAT GTGGTACATCTTTTGGACAAGTTTGATCTATGGCATAGATTACCAGTGTTACTCGGGTTGGCTTACCTAGGACTAAGAAGACACTTACACCAGCGATACAACCTCTTACGTGTTGGAGAAGTTAATGGCAAGAAATATGACACAGAAGAGTTTTCGTATCGGACTGCTGATGGTACGTGCAATCATCCTGCGGATCATTTAGTAGGCAGTCATGGAACCTTCTTTGGTCGCAACATGCCACCATCAACTTCAAGTTATGGG ATACTGGAACCTCATCCAGTAACGGTGGCCACGAAGCTCTTGGAAAGGAGAAAGTGCACAGATTGCGGGAGCCAATTCAACATGATAGCGTGCGCCTGGGTACAATTTATGATCCATGATTGGAATGACCATATGGAGGACACTGAACAG GTCGAGCTTAGAGCGCCTGAAGATGTTGCAGCAGGGTGCCCGTTGAAGTCATTTAAGTTCTTTAAGACCAGAAAACTTCCTACAGGTTCACCTGATCTGAAGTTTGGGCATTTGAATTCAAGGACCCCATGGTG GGATGGGAGTGTAATATATGGGAATAATAAGGAGGGCATGATTAGGGTGAGAACATTTAAAGGTGGAAAGCTCAGGGTCTCAGGAGATGGACTTCTTGAACATGACGATAATGGCATTCCAATATCTGGAGATGTTCGTAACGATTGGGCAGGCTTCTCTCTGTTGCAGGCCTTGTTTATGAAGGAACATAATGCCATATGTGATATGCTAAAA GAGCATTACCCTGAATTTGATGATGAAAAGCTGTATCGACATGCAAGATTGATAACTTCAGCAGTCATTGCTAAAATCCATACCCTTGATTTGACAATTGAACTTGCTAAGACTGATACTGTAGTTGCGGGAACAAGGATCAACTG GTATGGACTTTTGGGGAAGAAAATCAAGGATTTGTTAGGACCTAAGTTTGGACCAATTCTGAGTGGATTAGTTGGTCTTAAAAGGCCCAGAGATCACGGGACTCCCTACTCGTTGACTGAAGAATTTGTTAGCGTCTACAGAATGCACTCACTTTTACCTGACAAAATTGTTCTGAGGGACTTGAAGTCGACTACTTCAGAAGACAAATCCTTGCCTATTCAAGAAGA GATTCCTATGACGGAAATGATTGGGAAAGAAGGAGAAAAAAGCTTGTCCAAAATTGGTATAGAGCAGATGCTCGTATCTATGGGTCATCAGTCATCTGGAGCTTCTACATTGTGGAATTATCCGACGTGGATGAGGAATCTTGTTCCTCATGATATTGATGGAGAAGAAAGACCAGATTTAGTTGACATGGCCGCGTTAGAAA TttatagagatagagagaggggAATACCACGGTACAATGAGTTTAGAAGGAATTTGCTGATGATACCAATTAGCAAGTGGGAGGATTTAACTGATGATGAAGAAGTAATTGAAGCTTTGCGAGAAGTATATGGTGATGATGTTGAGAAGCTAGATCTCCAAGTTGGTCTACACGCGGAGAAGAAAATTAAAGGCTTTGCCATTAGTGAGACTGCTTTCAACATATTTCTGCTCATTGCTTCAAG gaGGCTAGAAGCTGATCGATTCTTTACAACTAATTTCAATGCGCGAACCTACACAGAGAAAGGCTTCGAATGGGTTAACAAGACAGAGACATTGAAAGATGTTATAGATCGACACTTCCCTGAAATGACAGAGAAATACATGAGATGCACAAGTGCATTCTCAGTGTGGAATTCGGATCCTGATCCTAGACGTTATTTACCTCTCTATCTGAGACCAGCAACCTAA
- the LOC107792583 gene encoding alpha-dioxygenase 2-like isoform X2 encodes MSLFDTILFYVVHLLDKFDLWHRLPVLLGLAYLGLRRHLHQRYNLLRVGEVNGKKYDTEEFSYRTADGTCNHPADHLVGSHGTFFGRNMPPSTSSYGILEPHPVTVATKLLERRKCTDCGSQFNMIACAWVQFMIHDWNDHMEDTEQVELRAPEDVAAGCPLKSFKFFKTRKLPTGSPDLKFGHLNSRTPWWDGSVIYGNNKEGMIRVRTFKGGKLRVSGDGLLEHDDNGIPISGDVRNDWAGFSLLQALFMKEHNAICDMLKEHYPEFDDEKLYRHARLITSAVIAKIHTLDLTIELAKTDTVVAGTRINWYGLLGKKIKDLLGPKFGPILSGLVGLKRPRDHGTPYSLTEEFVSVYRMHSLLPDKIVLRDLKSTTSEDKSLPIQEEIPMTEMIGKEGEKSLSKIGIEQMLVSMGHQSSGASTLWNYPTWMRNLVPHDIDGEERPDLVDMAALEIYRDRERGIPRYNEFRRNLLMIPISKWEDLTDDEEVIEALREVYGDDVEKLDLQVGLHAEKKIKGFAISETAFNIFLLIASRRLEADRFFTTNFNARTYTEKGFEWVNKTETLKDVIDRHFPEMTEKYMRCTSAFSVWNSDPDPRRYLPLYLRPAT; translated from the exons ATGTCTCTCTTTGACACAATCTTGTTCTAT GTGGTACATCTTTTGGACAAGTTTGATCTATGGCATAGATTACCAGTGTTACTCGGGTTGGCTTACCTAGGACTAAGAAGACACTTACACCAGCGATACAACCTCTTACGTGTTGGAGAAGTTAATGGCAAGAAATATGACACAGAAGAGTTTTCGTATCGGACTGCTGATGGTACGTGCAATCATCCTGCGGATCATTTAGTAGGCAGTCATGGAACCTTCTTTGGTCGCAACATGCCACCATCAACTTCAAGTTATGGG ATACTGGAACCTCATCCAGTAACGGTGGCCACGAAGCTCTTGGAAAGGAGAAAGTGCACAGATTGCGGGAGCCAATTCAACATGATAGCGTGCGCCTGGGTACAATTTATGATCCATGATTGGAATGACCATATGGAGGACACTGAACAG GTCGAGCTTAGAGCGCCTGAAGATGTTGCAGCAGGGTGCCCGTTGAAGTCATTTAAGTTCTTTAAGACCAGAAAACTTCCTACAGGTTCACCTGATCTGAAGTTTGGGCATTTGAATTCAAGGACCCCATGGTG GGATGGGAGTGTAATATATGGGAATAATAAGGAGGGCATGATTAGGGTGAGAACATTTAAAGGTGGAAAGCTCAGGGTCTCAGGAGATGGACTTCTTGAACATGACGATAATGGCATTCCAATATCTGGAGATGTTCGTAACGATTGGGCAGGCTTCTCTCTGTTGCAGGCCTTGTTTATGAAGGAACATAATGCCATATGTGATATGCTAAAA GAGCATTACCCTGAATTTGATGATGAAAAGCTGTATCGACATGCAAGATTGATAACTTCAGCAGTCATTGCTAAAATCCATACCCTTGATTTGACAATTGAACTTGCTAAGACTGATACTGTAGTTGCGGGAACAAGGATCAACTG GTATGGACTTTTGGGGAAGAAAATCAAGGATTTGTTAGGACCTAAGTTTGGACCAATTCTGAGTGGATTAGTTGGTCTTAAAAGGCCCAGAGATCACGGGACTCCCTACTCGTTGACTGAAGAATTTGTTAGCGTCTACAGAATGCACTCACTTTTACCTGACAAAATTGTTCTGAGGGACTTGAAGTCGACTACTTCAGAAGACAAATCCTTGCCTATTCAAGAAGA GATTCCTATGACGGAAATGATTGGGAAAGAAGGAGAAAAAAGCTTGTCCAAAATTGGTATAGAGCAGATGCTCGTATCTATGGGTCATCAGTCATCTGGAGCTTCTACATTGTGGAATTATCCGACGTGGATGAGGAATCTTGTTCCTCATGATATTGATGGAGAAGAAAGACCAGATTTAGTTGACATGGCCGCGTTAGAAA TttatagagatagagagaggggAATACCACGGTACAATGAGTTTAGAAGGAATTTGCTGATGATACCAATTAGCAAGTGGGAGGATTTAACTGATGATGAAGAAGTAATTGAAGCTTTGCGAGAAGTATATGGTGATGATGTTGAGAAGCTAGATCTCCAAGTTGGTCTACACGCGGAGAAGAAAATTAAAGGCTTTGCCATTAGTGAGACTGCTTTCAACATATTTCTGCTCATTGCTTCAAG gaGGCTAGAAGCTGATCGATTCTTTACAACTAATTTCAATGCGCGAACCTACACAGAGAAAGGCTTCGAATGGGTTAACAAGACAGAGACATTGAAAGATGTTATAGATCGACACTTCCCTGAAATGACAGAGAAATACATGAGATGCACAAGTGCATTCTCAGTGTGGAATTCGGATCCTGATCCTAGACGTTATTTACCTCTCTATCTGAGACCAGCAACCTAA